Part of the Mytilus edulis chromosome 9, xbMytEdul2.2, whole genome shotgun sequence genome, tcatttgattacaattgtctagcttatcttgaggttttgttcatttgattacaattgtctagcttatcttgaggttttgttcatttgattacaattgtccaccttatcttgaggttttgttcatttgattacaattgtccACCTTATCTTGAGGTTTTGTACATCTGATTACAATTGTCTAGCTTATCTTGAGGTTTTGTTCATCTGATTACAATTGTCTAGCTTATCTTGAGGTTTTGTtcatttgattacaattgtccagcttatcttgaggttttgttcatttgattacaattgtccagcttatcttgaggttttgttcatttgattacaattgtccAGCTTGTCTTGAGGTTTTGTtcatttgattacaattgtctagcttatcttgaggttttgtacatttgattacaattgtctagcttatcttgaggttttgttcatttgattacaattgtccAGCTTATCCTGAGGTTTTGTacatttgattacaattgtccagcttatcttgaggttttgttcatttgattacaattgtccagcttatcttgaggttttgttcatttgattacaattgtccagcttatcttgaggttttgttcatttgattacaattgtccagcttatcttgaggttttgttcatttgattacaattgtctagcttatcttgaggttttgttcatttgattacaattgtctagcttatcttgaggttttgttcatttgattacaattgtccaccttatcttgaggttttgttcatttgattacaattgtccACCTTATCTTGAGGTTTTGTACATCTGATTACAATTGTCTAGCTTATCTTGAGGTTTTGTTCATCTGATTACAATTGTCTAGCTTATCTTGAGGTTTTGTtcatttgattacaattgtccagcttatcttgaggttttgttcatttgattacaattgtccagcttatcttgaggttttgttcatttgattacaattgtccAGATTGTCTTGAGGTTTTGTtcatttgattacaattgtctagcttatcttgaggttttgtacatttgattacaattgtctagcttatcttgaggttttgttcatttgattacaattgtctagcttatcttgaggttttgttcatttgattacaattgtcTAGCTTATCTTGAGGTTTTGTTCATTTGATTTCAATTGTCCAACTTATCTTGAGGTTTTGTACATTTGAGATCATTTGATATCAATTGACCAGCTAATCTTGAGAAGGTTTATTCAAAACAATGCAATCATATATCTTTTATGTCACCACTTATTTCCAATCTGAACTGGTACTGTCCTTAATGTTGACTTCAGACGTTAATGTATAATCACAGATAAAATCACAATTTGTTACTATATCtgtataattttattacttcaaTGCTATTCGTAcacaacaaaatcaaatttaattgaaTGATGTCTATTGCACATCTCCCGTAAAGTCAAGATTATTTTctcattaatttcatttttaaaagtagcatttttgattatataactagagaatacatgtacatatattaaaTGCATTTCAATATTACAATTCTACTTgatctatatacaaaataattatacatTGTATTCAAACATGACAATCTGATTGTTCACATATATAGGGAATAGCATGTCGCTAATCTGTTCTGATGCTGATTGCCGTTCATAAACAGTTTAACTATAAACTTTAActtctggattttttttcaactgCTCATGTGCTCTACCAAGTGTATTCCAGTCCTGCTGATTGACACACTCTTAAGAAGGGATCTTGGAAAATTAcaccaattattattttttttaaccatgtacatgatgtaaagaTAGGCTTGCTTTTCTTTTGTTCATGCAACAATGTTAGAAACATTAGTTCTAGAAATGTGGTAAGCAGACTTTACTGGCAAAAAGTTCTGATACAACAGTTATCCATAAAGCCAGAACAAAAAAGATATATGAGATTCCAACTTGGTAATTATTAGGCAACTGATACGGCTCTCCACCAATCTGATCCATATTAAATCCTATAGGAAATACTACTGCAGCTTTACAGAACAGAATCACTGAAAATATGAAGAAAAGCATATGTAAGGAACAGCATTTATGCAAGCTACTATATTGAAAATATGCATTCATAATAAAGCCTGACACATGGAAAAATAATAATAGAGCAGCTTTACCAAGAGACCTTGATTGTCAAAATGCTCATCTGGTACGGCAAAATTGGTACCATTCaatatgtatgttattttttttacaaaaagtactAATGACAAGAAGCCTAAGTCACTCAcctgatatatatttataatatcaactaacgcctaaaattttagaattttaactTTAATAAGAAGTATTAAACTCTTTGACAAAGTTAGCTTCAGCCTTTGTTTTGCATTGATCTCTTAAAGTTTGAAATGTTTGTCCATACAGTTgttttcaaatcaaaatcaaagatTGCCTCTGACAGCCATGTTTTTCATTTGATCAGAaccaaaatattattatttgaaagATTCCTGCTAAGTTTTGATATTACTGGTTAATTTTAACTAagtctaaacaagaatgtgtccctagtacatggatgccccatccacactatcattttctatgttcagtggactgtgaaaataaGGTAAAATCTctcatttggcattaaaattagaaagattggacttcaacttcatcaataaattcctcgaccaaaaactgtaacctgaagCAGGaggaacggacgaacaaacagacacacagaccagaaaaaataatgcccataaatggagcataaaaattcAATCTAAAGACAATCACTAGtaaggttcctgacttaggaaaggCACATGAACATGTTAGTGTGCTGTATTCGCCAAGGAAACACTACTAGAATACTTACTGGCAGCAAATCCAAGCCATCTTGCATGTTTCATCACTCGATATTTCCAGTGAGATATAATTAGTAATATTATGGTTGTTGTGACACACATTATACCAAGAATTATACAGATAAATGTCAGTATCCATTCAGCACGGATAGGGGAAGGTGTAAAACACATCTCACTCTGCTGTTGTCCATACATTTCTAGACAGGATTTCAAAAGTCCAATATATGTTCGACCTACAATTAGAAAGATTACTACATTACCATTTTCATTATTTACAAAAAGGATCTTTAACTACATTTTGTATCATAAAAGGTAAGTATTTTTTTCCTAACTAGTACTGATTTTAAGCCTACATGTACATGCCAAAGAACATGCAAGTAACTTGCATGTGTGTCACAAATTGATATTTGGTTAAATCAtacttttaagtaaaatttaacaaatatctCTTGTTAATAGTAATATTAGTTCGGTTCCTATCTCGATAAATTTGAGCATACAGCTGATTGGTCATTTCTGACATCTCTCCTACAGGATACCAATCAAAATCCAGAATTCATGTACAGTTTTTAGTATAATAAGCATTCAGTCCCTCATAAGAAGGTGAGATCTATTACttggagggactgaattattgaatgtaggacagaaagtcacaggacaaaaagtcacaattcagttttgtTTCGATGacatttttctattttctgaACCTATATATGGTATCTAACAGTTTAGATACCTAAAAGTACCTGTTGTGGTTTATTCGTTTAATAaacataagataagataagataagataagataagataagataagataagataagataagataagataagataagaaaactttattttgattcggcatgagtacaaataagcaacacaagctctaaggagcttttgaccgaatataaaaacatataaataacataaaaacagtgcattttgacatataaaacaacctgtaatacaaagttgaatctcacatacatagcatgcaataaaaataatcaacaaatttaGAATGAAGTAAAAACATGCTTGACCAGAGCAACCAAAAGCagcataaataataaaacagtttaagaattatCTGCAAACACAACAGATAAACATTTGACATGCTATAATTTGACAGTTTCGAGTTGTGTTGTCATTATTTATACCTCCGATATCTGAAACAATCCACCTTGGCATGGCCAAACTTGCCACTGCAAAGACATCAGCTGTAAAAAACAGTGCTCCAGATATTATACTTAATCGATCCATCGATTCTTGTAATAATTGTCACCAATTTAGTCATTCATTTCGGTTTATTTTGGAAAGTTTATTCATTATGGGATTAACTGGTCTCCTCATGAATTTCTTATATAATCCAGTGGTTTTTACCTAAAACCGTAACTGATTGCCCCGATATTAAAATCTGACCGAAAACCAAATTTCTATATAAACCTGCTACGTATTATCAGAAataaatacagctctttttttcaTCATCAAGTAAACAAAgtaaaaatctttataaaaatgccaatattttgataaagttgataaaaaaaatcaattgaatttatctttttaaaataaaataaaagtattcaaACTTGGAGTATTTCAAAAATTGAGACTATCACAGTTACCTATGAAATgagtaaatatataaaaacaatactaCACGTTATGAATAAATAGTTTGcaaattataatttcataaaaagtGTCTTCTCCttcgaaaaaaaataaatctattcaATGTATGAGCTAGAAAAATGTTTATGTATTTACAATTCGTATAGCGCAATATATATATAGTCTCTGTGTTTATTCTGTCAAAGCCATCAATGATGAGTTCTatagtgctttttttttttaaagttcgcATCGGATGTCTATATATAAACTACAaacattaaaaattgtatttcgtgTGCTACAGAGTTTGTAATTACAAAATTAACAGTCTATCATTTAATGGTACATGTATCTGCCGCTGTCTGGAATATCGCCCCGTCCCATATCAGCTTACGGTAGTTCCCCGCTCATAGATAATTCCCATTGTACGTCTAACAGTTCGTGGAAGGTGGTGTGTAATGTAGTGTTCGGTTTCTATCGTCAACTATATAATCGGTATGTTCTTAATTGATTGTCATtcgctttgttttttttttgttgttttgttttttttttatctttgttcaGATATTGCAAAAGATGGTTTTAATCTAGATTGAGTAATTTGTCGTAGATAATGCGTGTTGCTGTTTTCATACTCAAGCCAACGGTATTGCCCGTACCAGATACGTGATAGTTCGTCTATACATTTGATTAGTTGTGAATGTCAGCCCGGCTTTTCTACTACGCGATGCCCAATTTGCCATTTTTTAAATCAGCCTAATATCATCTGTCCGGGCGAATTTGCATTTTAGTCGTATGCCGGCCATGCTAGTTTTTGCTAAGTATGACAAGAAGTTAGTCCTAGATCGATACGCACAGACGAATTTGTTCTTTTTCTCCGTTACTGCATGGAAACATTTGGCTGCTTTAGTCGGAACAATGcttattacatttttaaatttgtaaGATTTTCAGTGTTCCCCAAATACCACTGCTTATAATATGAAAtaggtttagtttaaacatattttatttgttaaagtacaaaatggataagacacaagtcaaacagacttatgaagtcttctccatttaacatttatagcaatataatacaaaaatgtatgtatgagcatgcatgtatagaatggtatatctatttagtaaatatatatataaatatggatcaaaagacggaaaattgaagaaaaagaaaacaataataatacagaaaaaaaatcaaaaataaaaatatataaatcattatttagaaaacagaaacacaaaaaaaaaaaaaaaaaataacagcaaaaaaaacaaataataaaaaaaaaaacaaaaaaacaaaaaaaaacaaaaaaaacaaaacaaaacaaacgaaaaaataaaaaggacaaaaaaggggAGAAGAAATTTTACTTAGATGATGATGTGTGTGCGATCATGGTTTGCTACCTAGACAATTTGAAATCTTTCCGAACTTTTAATAAACtcaaagacatttttgaaaatggtttggtTTTGCTCTAGAGAAAGAAGACAAGATGAAATAGGTTCCACCATCGATGTGTAAAGTTTATATTAAACTTTCCGAGTCATACCTCCCGCCGTTACGAATTTGCTGAATATGGCATTAAGAGCTTAGCATACTAGCCGATTTCGCAAGTTCCCTTTCAGCTTGGTTTGAATCTGCATAGTCAAGGTCTTGATTTCCACaagagaacggaaaaatggattGCTGCACGGACGCATTACTAAAAAATGTTCTCATGTTGTTCTGTAACACCACTGTTCCCGATTAGGATAGGGCTGAACAGACATGTTTAACCACGCTACACTCTTTATGTGCCGGTCCCAAGTCAGAAACCTTTAGtttgtttttcgtaaactgttttgttataaattagatcGCTAGCTTTCTCAAATGATATTCTTTCATATTTTGCACGTCGAGGCCTTTTCTAATCAATTATAcggattggttttttttctaatttttgaaggccatacggttgcatatatatatagttgcttACATTTGTACATCAATTTTATTGGAAATTTGGTGGATACACTTTCGTCTCAGGCGAGACAAAAGCCAGTAAAATGAAACACGGTTAACactaaaataataatataatagatAACAAGCCGGATAAACTGCACACAATAAGCAATTATATATACcgtataaatttaagaaattcaATGCTCGCATGCAGTTACTAATAACAAACCTAACGGTACTTAACCGGTTGAGAAGAAATGCTGTACAAAAGCATACTATCATACTGAAGACACTGACTTTGTTTTGAAACTGTAATGCACTTAAGATAGATTCACATACAGTTTGAAATATAATGCTTAAAGCAAAGATTTCAATAGTTCAGTGTTATTAAACTTAATCACAACTAAATCCGTGTATGTAATATTACTAGGACCGTGGGTGACTTTATTTTAATTACAAACTTGTAAGGGTAGGCCTTAAAGTCAAGCAGACGATTATTCCGGCCTATACTAGTCATCATGATGGTAGTAAACAACACGATGCAATCGAACGTGTACTGATAATCCTTCTAGAGCACAAAAATGTCATCCAACATGTGCTTCTTGTAAGAATAAGTTCATATATAAACTTTTCTTCTTAAAACGTTTAATCTCAAGAATATTTTTTAGCTTAATAAAACTTGTTGCCATGCAACCTCATGTAGAGTCTGTCAATTTCTGATTTACTGGAGATTAGCTGAATTGGTTTTCAttcaaaataaaagttcaaaaaaaggggaaaagatacaaaaaggcaaagaataaatcaattaaaaagaaaaacaaagaccaAGACTAAAAAACAAACTGACGGCAACTATCCAAATCACACCAAACCAAATATCTGAAGCCACGAGCAACCAAAATTTGGGTGTACTCGTTTTCTTCGGAAGGATAAGCAGGCGGTTTCTCTTCCACTAGCGGTCCTCCTCATGTTATATACACATTACCATTATTTATGATCAATGTAAATGATGTTATGGTCATCTTACAACCATTATTGACTAAACTTTGATAGCTGTATCACTGTTGTAAAAGTTTTCGACAGCAGCTTGAAAATAAGAGCAAATACAATATGGCAGAAATGATGCCTTGCAAAAGCAACAGGCAACAGTTCTGACTCGATTCTATTTGCCCTTTTTTTCAGTTGCAATTTAAGCTTTTGACTTTGACATTTCGttttcccgttttgaattttcctcggagttcggtgtttttgtttttttttaatttttattcaaactTTTGCTAAATATTACCACAATTTGTTTAGAGAAATACTATTACATCCGCAGAAATTTTATGTTAaccagattttttttacattaagctGTTTGTGGTAATATTTCTTAAAGAACTAACATTTTCAGTTTTGCTGTCATGATGTTGTTTAACTTTGTGCGACTTTGTGTTTGTTTTGGAGGATGCCATTCATTAGCGGTCTTTTGTTTGGAAcactattaaaatgtttgatatcatTTACTGCATGCATTGAAGCTCTGTGTATATCTGATCATTAAATAGCATTGCATTCGATTGCCTGTTCTTAAAATTCACGTAAGAAATCTGAGGTGAAGAAGAAATGTAGACCTCTGCATTCAACGTCTTTTTAGTGTAGGACGcgtgattttattattttttaatatcattgtTTTACTTTTGGTTGTATTTGTGATATAGGAAGACCGTCTTTAGAGAGGTAAGTGGGTTTTTCTGTTAGGTTATCACTTGATTTTAATTGTCTTTGGAGATTTAATGTTTATGGCAGATctttgaaagagggacgaaagataccagagggacattcaaactcatagatcaaaaataaactgacgacgccatggctaaaacagaaagacaaacagacatataatagtacaatgacacacatagaaaactaaagaacacgAACCCCCCCCAAAAATTGGGGGTTATCAactaggtgctccggaagggtaaccatatcctgctccacgtgtggcacccgtcgtgacGCTTACAAACTCGGTAAATAGTGTATTTCGGTATTCCACATTTGAAAGgctatgttttatttatatacaaattttaagGGCGATTTAGAACTTGTCTGTATGTTAACCAATCTTTTATTAAAGATGTATAAGAAGaagtggtaagagtgccaataagacaactctccatccaattaacATTTAAAACGTCCTTTGTCTTATGTTCGTGTGTTTTGGATGTGTTGTCCTATTGACACATACccataaatatttgtattcaaaTATAACTGTACTACTTAGTAGTATTAAAAGAATCGGACTGTTGAAGTATCGATCTCACACTTTTATAATAAACTGTATTTGCATTGATAAATAGCATTGCATAATTTTCATCAATATAGCATACATTATATTTGTATGTTTCCTTTTCCAATAGGAGAAGAACATTACACTATAACAAAAAAGAGCAATTATCGCCATCAAAATATTTGCAACAATTCATGATATCATATAAAAGAAATCGATAAacgacataaaaaataaaataaaatttattcatgTAATAATGCCATAAAATTGTATAACaatgataaaatcataaataaataataaataaaaactttaaaaataaagttattgaTGATAGTTCAATATGACAATACGATATGAATCCaatttgcaaatataagcattattaaagttcaaatattgTTCTGTGTAAAAATATAACGGCAACTAAAATCTTTAAGTTTGTTGAATGTGCTTTCATATTTCGTTTTACTTTGTCAGTTCCTGTTTCTGACTTCATCAATATTATCAGATTTATATAACTAAGCAACAAACGAAAACACACAAAACACTATTCACATTCTTTAAAACAATGACCCTAATGCCTTCACCacttaatttaaaatcaaacatAAGTGCTTCGCAAATTATACTACATGAACTAGGACAACATTAAATTAACTACAAGAATCGATAGACATACCGAAACGATATAGATGCATTGGTTTTGTGCTTTAGTCAATACCGAAACGATATAGGTGCATTGGTTTTGTGCTTTAGTCAATACCGAAACGATATAGATGCATTGGTTTTGTGCTTAAGTCAATACCGAAACGATAAAGATGCATTGGTTTCGTGCTTGAGTCAATACCGAAACGATATAGATGCATTGGTTTTGTGCTTTAGTCAATACCGAAACGATATAGATGCATTGGTTTTGTGCCGGAGTCCATACCGAAACGATATAGATGCATAGGTGTTGTGTCTGAGTCCATACCGATACGATATAGATGCATTGGTTGTGTGCTTGAGTCAATGTATTTTCAAAGTAATTGAGAATTCAAAGCGATCAAAATATAACGATTTCATCTCGTTGTTTGAAAATACTAGATCAGCTGTTTATCTTATGACAGCAATGAAGATATATAGTTCCTGAGTTTTGCACACCGTTGCATTGCTGATTCCAAAATACTTGATGGCCATTCGTATTCATTCGGAACTATTCCATCACAATTTGATTCGAAAAAATAAAAGACTGGGAACCATTTCTTAAGTCTGCTCTGGTCTCTTGtcattaaagttttattgttGGCTAGGATGTGGTGATATTGGAATAACCGTGATGTAATATAAAAGGCTACTATCACATCTAAGGTATAGTGTCCGTGTCCTGCTAAAATGAAGATCATACCAGACAATCCCACAATCCACACCAGTATGTGTAGAAATATCCATCTTTTTGGTGTATctagaataaacaaaaataaaattatgacgTTGTCAGCGTAAACATATTGGGTTGTGATACTGCAAATTTAAGTAAATAATGAAAGAATTTTGGAATATggtttttgttgaaaaattaatTCATAGGAATTTGGCTCTATCTTGGACTTTtcatgtgaacaaaacaaatagttaAAACTATAGAAGTGTAGGAAAAAATTGTGATCATTTTCCATAATTATATGGAATACCCGACAGTTAGTATAATCTGCAGAAGGGACTCTATATTAAGAAAATGTTTTCAACTGGTCATTTAGATACTGAAGATGTTCAAGTTCAGTATGGCTGATTATATAAGTCGTTGATTTCTGTTTCTTTCGCTTTTCATGTcgttggattttttttcaaatttaaatcataatttaatGAGTTCCATATGATATTACGAAGTAGCTGTAACGGAATATAAATAACATTTACTTACATTCATTAATGAGAAGAATAAGAGTTGTTATGGTAACTGTATGTCCACTGAACATGTAATCTCCACATGTTTTTAATCCGGAGACTTTCATTCCCATTCCGGAATAAATCTCTAGAGCTCTTGAAAATCGTTCCCAGCCGTTTTTAAATACCTAAAAATACAATTCAAAATTGCATTTGCAGTTACtaaatcttttttaaattgttacattTAAGTTCaacattatgaaatataaataatgttgagTTGATGATCAAACTTTAACACAATGAATTTTTACAAACAATGTATTATGGTTGTAATTATTCTAAATTCAAAGCTGTATACATATCTATATAAGAAAAAGTTTGTAGAAAGGTAAGCCAGTTGACGCTATACAGAGGTGGTTTCTGGGTGTTTGTAGAAAGGTAAGCCAGTTGAAGCTATACAGAGGTGGTTTCTGGGTGTTTGTAGAAAGGTAAGCCAGTTGACGCTATACAGAGGTGGTTTCTGGGTGTTTGCAGAAAGGTAAGCCAGTTGACGCTATACAGAGGTGGTTTCTGGGTGTTTGTAGAAAGGTAAGCCAGTTGACGCTATACAGAGGTGGTTTCTGGGTGTTTGTAGAAAGGTAAGCCAGTTGACGCTATACAGAGGTGGTTTCTGGGTGTTTGTAGAAAGGTAAGCCAGTTGACGCTATACAGAGATGGTTTCTGGGTGTTTGTAGAAAGGTAAGCCAGTTGACGCTATATAAAGGTGGTTTCTGGGTGTTTGTAGAAAGGTAAGCCCGTTGACGCTATACAGAGGTGGTTTGTGGGTGTTTGTAGAAAGGTAAGCCCGTTGACGCTATACAGAGGTGGTTTCTGGGTGTTTTCTTCCATTTGTTTGTGTCTTACAatgcaaagaaaataaatatgtataccaCAAATCTTATTGTAAACAATTTTTAATCTTGTCAAATCGTTTTGAGTGTTTCATAATTAAATTTGGCATCGTTTCGAGTACTACTTCGGGTTCTGTAATCCTGGCCACTGGGCGTTCGGCCTCCAACTCTAATCAATCGACAATGCGGTGCATATTCTCTGTGACGAAAATTTAATGTTGACTGGTTATATCTTGAtagctgttttattttgaataaattgcgTTTAAAAATTGTGACATACCAGTTTCTCACAGTTGAAATTTTCTTGAGGCATAGGTAAGGAGGTAACGATAACACATATACTGCGAAATAAAAATATGGAGGCAGCAATGACAAACATTCTTCTGAGTAATATAAACCTGAAAATATACAAatagttttattatcaaattataCATTATGACTACATATCCTAAGTACTATAGATTACATGAAATCTCCAAGCATGCAATAATTATCTTGCAGCTTAGGATTAGAACTCTTATTATTAGGTTTTGGAGATCAGTCTGACTTTATTCTGACAATGTATGTTTGAAGATCGCGTGCCAAATCCAAATCCGAAAATGAACTTTTACTTTAATATAGACTTGAACATTTCAATAACGTGACTTTTAGATATCTAGAGAGAAAGCAGGTGAACACATACCAAAACTTCTCTGactttactaaaaaaaaacagcttTGGTACTAATTCTAGGTGGTATTGTTTCGTCTTCTTTGTTCTTGCTTAATGTGACTCAAATGAAATTCATTACTATTACCATAATTACTTTCCAAGGGACGATTTATGTACAGCTACACGGAATAAGACACTTGGTTTTTTTCACTAGTTGTTGTTCTTGGTTTTTCCCTATAGCTGCCCGCTACTGTGGGTGGTCTCATgtctttactttgtgtctttttgttgttgggatgtacaagtacccatcCACTGTGTTTTTGTGAGATGTATTTCTAAGAGTGTTTATCTGaagagttaagccttttttcaacagatttttagtTTGTTCTTAAAGTTTTCAACCTTCTATATAGCTACGCCATTTGGTCTTAGGTTGAGAGTTACCTCATTGGTAATCCTACCATAgcttcttaattttattttttactttgttttCCTTGTTGGTGACATAAACCATGCATAACGAAGCCGTAAATTGActtctaaatattttatttttattaattttctgctTATAAATGAAAAGATATTCTCTGCAAACTACTGGGTTTTGCTTGCTTTGTTCat contains:
- the LOC139487617 gene encoding modulator of smoothened protein-like is translated as MDRLSIISGALFFTADVFAVASLAMPRWIVSDIGGRTYIGLLKSCLEMYGQQQSEMCFTPSPIRAEWILTFICIILGIMCVTTTIILLIISHWKYRVMKHARWLGFAAMILFCKAAVVFPIGFNMDQIGGEPYQLPNNYQVGISYIFFVLALWITVVSELFASKVCLPHF
- the LOC139487618 gene encoding sphingomyelin synthase-related protein 1-like, whose amino-acid sequence is MSDPLLWNCERVKQFLCENGLQEYQKLLCDENRIDGRVLLTLTEKDLYQLKISALGDIKRLLFAIQDLQSGQNSRLQFPNYHNDCHSSSSSESSYMIDIIDSSDDEKHNYRPKRKINQEVWKTGVSIVYTFFVHFVTSFAIIVAQERMPDKKQYRPLPDVMLDSINYVPWAYKVTEGVILAGFITYFIILVFHKYRFILLRRMFVIAASIFLFRSICVIVTSLPMPQENFNCEKLVFKNGWERFSRALEIYSGMGMKVSGLKTCGDYMFSGHTVTITTLILLINEYTPKRWIFLHILVWIVGLSGMIFILAGHGHYTLDVIVAFYITSRLFQYHHILANNKTLMTRDQSRLKKWFPVFYFFESNCDGIVPNEYEWPSSILESAMQRCAKLRNYISSLLS